The Spirosoma foliorum genome has a window encoding:
- a CDS encoding FAD-dependent oxidoreductase: MLITNKQIAIVGGGPGGLTLARLLQQRGANVNVYERDVNKDVRVQGATLDLHDDSGLLALQEAGLTDAFNANFRPGADKTRIVDKHATILYDDDTKENHETSRPEIDRGPLRKILLESLQPDTVVWDSYLLSLLPVGDGWKLDFQNGTSALADIVIAADGANSKIRPLITPIKPFYSGITVVEGKVYDSATTAPGIHTLLNGGKIFAISDEKTLIVSSKGDGSLVFYTGSKTDENWAHTSGIDFNDNAQVLAWFQREFAGWDSSWLELFEKADAPFIPRPQYCMPLDQHWNTLPNLTMLGDAAHLMPPYAGEGVNMAMLDALELSKCLTSSEFPDVQTAIAKYEKQMLVRFAEIGGITLEQTASLHSQNGLANMLSMFDK, from the coding sequence ATGTTGATTACGAATAAACAAATAGCCATTGTGGGCGGAGGCCCCGGCGGATTGACACTCGCCCGCCTGTTACAACAGCGGGGAGCCAATGTAAACGTCTACGAACGAGATGTAAATAAAGATGTTCGGGTACAAGGGGCAACCCTTGATCTTCACGATGACTCAGGACTATTGGCCCTTCAGGAAGCTGGTTTGACGGATGCCTTCAATGCCAATTTCCGCCCAGGAGCCGACAAAACTCGCATTGTCGATAAACACGCAACGATCCTCTACGACGACGATACAAAGGAAAACCACGAAACATCCCGGCCCGAAATCGACCGAGGGCCTCTAAGAAAAATTCTGCTGGAATCCTTACAACCAGATACGGTTGTGTGGGATAGCTACCTTCTTTCGCTATTGCCCGTTGGCGATGGCTGGAAACTTGATTTTCAAAACGGTACGTCTGCTCTTGCCGACATTGTTATTGCTGCCGATGGAGCCAATTCAAAAATACGTCCACTTATTACTCCTATCAAGCCTTTTTATTCAGGCATTACCGTTGTTGAAGGCAAAGTCTATGACTCTGCAACCACAGCTCCGGGTATTCATACGCTTTTAAACGGAGGTAAAATATTTGCCATTAGCGACGAAAAAACATTGATTGTCAGCTCTAAGGGAGATGGAAGTCTTGTATTTTACACCGGAAGTAAAACCGATGAGAATTGGGCTCACACGAGTGGCATCGATTTCAATGATAACGCGCAGGTATTGGCCTGGTTTCAACGGGAGTTTGCAGGCTGGGATAGTAGTTGGCTCGAACTATTCGAAAAAGCAGACGCTCCGTTCATACCCCGCCCACAGTATTGCATGCCCTTAGATCAGCATTGGAATACGCTACCAAACCTTACCATGTTGGGCGATGCCGCCCACCTGATGCCCCCTTACGCAGGCGAAGGCGTCAATATGGCTATGCTCGACGCGTTAGAACTGAGCAAGTGTCTGACCAGCAGTGAATTCCCGGATGTGCAAACAGCCATTGCCAAGTATGAGAAACAGATGTTGGTTAGATTTGCTGAAATTGGCGGAATCACATTAGAGCAAACGGCCTCCTTACACTCCCAAAATGGCCTTGCCAACATGCTCAGTATGTTCGATAAATAA
- a CDS encoding EcsC family protein codes for MTAYEQAVRNELTRWQQAMQKQPSTFGKLSTSLQHRINRIIPSRVHAIITATIKQMTRAVLFGAKFLTRTPVLGETLAQRDSAVAKRIDFYRKTSAAEGGVTGAGGFWLSMADFPILLGLKMKMLFEIASLYGFSVSDYRERVFILYVFQLAFSSQERRQVIYEYVANWPEHSRQLPEDINQFDWLTFQQEYRDYIDLAKMAQLIPGIGAAVGVVVNYRLVNQLGRTAMNAYRMRLLAENPALLQG; via the coding sequence ATGACCGCTTACGAACAAGCTGTTCGAAATGAATTGACGCGCTGGCAGCAGGCTATGCAAAAGCAACCATCGACTTTTGGTAAGCTTTCTACATCGCTTCAACATCGGATTAATCGTATCATTCCCAGTCGCGTACATGCTATTATTACAGCCACGATCAAGCAAATGACGCGCGCTGTTTTGTTCGGGGCGAAGTTTCTTACGCGTACTCCTGTGCTTGGCGAAACACTGGCTCAGCGCGATTCAGCTGTAGCCAAACGAATTGATTTTTATCGGAAAACCAGCGCTGCCGAAGGGGGTGTTACGGGCGCTGGGGGCTTTTGGCTAAGCATGGCCGATTTTCCGATATTGCTCGGTCTGAAAATGAAAATGCTGTTTGAGATTGCCAGTTTGTATGGTTTCTCGGTGAGTGATTACCGCGAGCGCGTTTTCATCCTTTATGTTTTTCAGTTGGCTTTTTCGAGCCAGGAACGTCGGCAAGTGATTTATGAGTATGTAGCTAACTGGCCCGAACATAGTCGACAACTACCGGAAGATATCAATCAGTTCGACTGGCTAACATTTCAGCAGGAGTATCGTGATTATATTGATCTGGCAAAAATGGCGCAATTGATTCCCGGTATCGGGGCTGCGGTTGGGGTAGTGGTCAACTATCGACTCGTTAACCAGTTGGGTCGAACCGCCATGAATGCCTACCGAATGCGGCTACTGGCTGAGAATCCTGCGTTGTTGCAAGGGTGA
- a CDS encoding L,D-transpeptidase family protein, with protein sequence MDNLDKRRIGIGVAVVASLVLLFFVGKWFIKQKATKKEQAKVEQTRQQAEKKAKQALVTLHSVCRYADSVGIDTTRFGTKAGLDQAETEEKLADLLLEIRYGKKPSRLEFSGLKEAVDSSWTQNVYEASKPTALVKLAPFGPYNQLVGHYSRLRKLARSNPALADSLRLIRQTLNFYRYVNRFDADRFVLVNIPAGELNVFGRAGERLLPMQVIAGKPDKRTPCMTTYVQDIVAYPYWNVPQNIALDEMLPRMKRNIAFIYNQNLQILNDKNQEIDPEEIDWDSLSTTNFPYRVRQASGCENSLGLLKFDLANPLAIYLHDTNSRDLFTQTADRWRSHGCVRVQKPVELANLILGSQTFDAAFMTKCLVDQKPRTLSIPKPFPVFIAYNIADVDATGKLRFYKDVYALDK encoded by the coding sequence ATGGATAACCTGGATAAACGAAGAATTGGAATTGGTGTTGCGGTAGTAGCCAGTCTGGTACTCCTGTTCTTTGTGGGTAAGTGGTTTATTAAACAGAAAGCAACAAAGAAAGAACAGGCTAAAGTTGAACAGACTCGTCAACAAGCGGAAAAGAAAGCAAAACAAGCACTCGTAACGCTACACTCTGTCTGCCGTTATGCCGATTCGGTTGGCATTGATACGACCCGATTTGGGACTAAAGCTGGACTTGATCAGGCTGAAACCGAAGAAAAGCTGGCTGACCTCCTTCTCGAAATTCGTTATGGGAAAAAGCCTTCCCGACTAGAGTTTAGTGGACTAAAGGAAGCTGTTGACTCTAGTTGGACTCAAAATGTATACGAGGCCAGTAAGCCCACGGCTTTGGTAAAGCTTGCACCGTTTGGGCCTTACAATCAGTTGGTGGGGCACTATAGCCGTCTGCGAAAATTAGCCAGATCGAATCCTGCATTAGCCGACTCACTGCGATTAATTCGACAGACGCTTAACTTCTATCGGTATGTCAATCGCTTCGATGCCGACCGGTTTGTACTCGTCAATATTCCGGCGGGCGAATTGAACGTATTTGGTCGAGCAGGCGAACGGCTATTACCCATGCAGGTTATTGCCGGAAAGCCCGATAAGCGCACACCCTGTATGACCACCTATGTGCAGGATATTGTGGCCTATCCGTACTGGAATGTACCACAGAACATCGCACTGGATGAAATGCTACCTCGCATGAAACGGAACATTGCGTTCATCTACAATCAAAATCTTCAAATTCTGAATGATAAGAATCAGGAAATCGACCCCGAAGAAATAGATTGGGATAGCTTATCGACAACTAATTTTCCCTATCGTGTTCGGCAGGCATCAGGTTGTGAGAATTCGCTGGGGCTATTAAAATTTGATTTGGCTAATCCACTGGCCATTTACCTGCACGATACCAATAGCCGGGACTTATTTACGCAAACCGCCGATCGCTGGCGAAGTCATGGCTGCGTTCGGGTGCAGAAACCAGTTGAACTAGCGAATCTGATTTTAGGTAGTCAGACATTTGATGCTGCGTTTATGACTAAATGCCTGGTCGACCAGAAACCGCGCACATTGAGCATTCCAAAGCCGTTCCCGGTTTTTATTGCCTATAACATTGCCGATGTCGACGCGACGGGAAAACTACGGTTTTACAAGGACGTGTACGCACTTGACAAATAA
- a CDS encoding phosphotransferase family protein has product MLSLDAPRAVRSGEELDLNLLHEYLRQVAPSVGEIQEVRQFANGFSNLTYWLKTSTQEYVLRRPPFGANIKGGHDMGREFRVLSLLKGHYDKIPEPIVYCESADIIGAPFYIMTRISGIILRAHMAPTLNLDPAWMRELSEALVDNLVAIHRLDIEKTGLIQLGKPNGYVQRQVEGWNQRYRTAETDKIESMNSVGYWLQQNYPIDHAPAFLHNDYKFDNVLFAANEATGDPLPLIKGVLDWEMATVGDPLMDLGATLAYWSEAEDSPAYKNFNLTWLPGNLTRQEVVARYAEQSGRDLSQILFYYVFGLYKNAVIAQQIYTRWKQGHTKDARFGHLLPMIIELADNSAKAIERGEI; this is encoded by the coding sequence ATGCTTTCTCTCGATGCGCCCCGCGCTGTTCGCTCTGGCGAAGAACTTGATCTGAATCTGTTGCATGAGTACCTCCGGCAGGTTGCTCCTTCGGTAGGCGAAATTCAGGAAGTACGGCAATTTGCGAACGGCTTCTCTAATCTGACGTATTGGCTTAAAACCAGCACTCAAGAGTATGTACTGCGCCGACCGCCGTTTGGGGCCAACATTAAAGGAGGGCACGACATGGGCCGTGAGTTTCGGGTATTGTCGCTGTTAAAAGGGCATTACGATAAAATTCCAGAGCCTATTGTTTACTGCGAGTCAGCGGATATAATTGGCGCGCCATTTTATATCATGACGCGTATTTCAGGCATCATTTTGCGTGCGCACATGGCCCCAACCTTGAACCTTGACCCTGCCTGGATGCGTGAGTTATCGGAGGCATTGGTCGATAATTTGGTAGCTATTCATCGTTTAGACATTGAGAAAACGGGACTCATCCAGTTGGGCAAACCAAACGGCTACGTACAAAGGCAAGTGGAAGGCTGGAACCAACGCTATCGGACTGCCGAAACCGATAAAATTGAATCCATGAATAGCGTTGGCTATTGGCTTCAACAGAATTACCCTATCGATCACGCGCCTGCTTTTCTGCACAACGACTACAAATTTGACAATGTCCTATTCGCTGCTAACGAAGCCACAGGCGATCCGCTACCGCTTATTAAAGGTGTATTGGATTGGGAAATGGCAACCGTCGGCGACCCGTTGATGGATTTGGGGGCTACCCTTGCCTATTGGTCCGAAGCGGAAGACAGCCCAGCGTATAAAAACTTCAACCTGACCTGGCTACCGGGCAATTTAACCCGGCAGGAAGTGGTGGCTCGTTATGCCGAACAAAGCGGGCGAGACTTGAGCCAAATTCTGTTTTATTACGTATTCGGACTGTATAAGAACGCCGTAATTGCCCAGCAGATTTATACTCGCTGGAAACAGGGACATACTAAAGACGCTCGCTTTGGGCATTTGCTGCCCATGATTATTGAGTTGGCAGATAATTCAGCAAAGGCTATCGAGCGTGGGGAGATTTAA
- a CDS encoding murein L,D-transpeptidase catalytic domain family protein, with the protein MKNVLLLLVGLVVIYFATTGLNSTRNVVTAAPVSAPKTIKAVGRLGIYDELNLSQTGLQRAVFEYALRGWQKMDTAKSMLTIVDLSQPSNHKRLYVVDLFNKKLVFNTYVAHGRNSGDLVPNQFSNTQSSFQSSLGFYQTLNTYMGKHGLSLQLKGLEKGFNDNVFNRNIVLHGADYVCEDIIRKTGRLGRSQGCPAVPYADSKGIIQAVKGGSCLFVYAPNPDYLKQSAYLSSAYTSL; encoded by the coding sequence ATGAAGAATGTTCTTTTGCTTCTGGTTGGTTTAGTAGTTATTTATTTTGCTACCACCGGACTCAATTCTACCCGTAACGTTGTAACTGCTGCCCCTGTCTCGGCCCCTAAAACGATTAAAGCTGTTGGACGCCTTGGCATCTACGATGAGCTTAATCTAAGTCAAACTGGTTTACAACGAGCTGTTTTCGAATATGCCCTGCGCGGTTGGCAGAAAATGGATACGGCCAAATCGATGCTAACGATTGTTGATTTAAGCCAGCCATCAAACCATAAACGGCTATACGTTGTCGATTTGTTCAACAAAAAGCTGGTTTTTAACACCTATGTAGCTCACGGTCGCAACTCCGGCGATCTGGTTCCCAATCAGTTTTCGAATACGCAATCATCGTTCCAGAGCAGTTTAGGCTTTTACCAGACGCTCAATACCTACATGGGTAAACATGGCCTTTCTCTGCAATTAAAAGGGCTGGAAAAAGGCTTCAACGACAATGTCTTCAACCGAAATATTGTGCTACACGGTGCCGATTACGTCTGTGAAGATATTATTCGTAAAACAGGTCGGTTAGGTCGTAGTCAGGGATGCCCAGCTGTGCCGTACGCCGATTCTAAAGGCATTATTCAGGCGGTTAAAGGCGGTTCGTGCTTATTTGTGTATGCTCCTAACCCCGATTATCTGAAACAGTCGGCTTATTTGTCAAGTGCGTACACGTCCTTGTAA
- a CDS encoding L-threonylcarbamoyladenylate synthase, protein MAQIGTNTQLAKEFLEAGNVVGIPTETVYGLAGNAFNLDAVLKIFQVKNRPSFDPLIIHTDSLEKLDQFVTDIPEPAQKLAEVYWPGPLTLLLPKRDLIPDLVTAGLPSVAVRIPNHPLTLDLLRSLDFPLAAPSANPFGYISPTTAQHVADQLGDQIPYILDGGPAGVGIESTIVGFENNQATVFRLGGMALEQIEQVVGPVSVQTHSTSNPKAPGMLSSHYAPRKPLILVAAGHTPEPNERAGALVFREPFGGISTDHQRILSPTGDLNEAAKNLFAHLRALDTLPIDIIYAEPLPNQGLGWAMNDRLRRASVH, encoded by the coding sequence ATGGCACAGATTGGTACAAATACGCAGCTAGCGAAGGAGTTTCTGGAGGCAGGAAACGTGGTGGGCATCCCTACCGAAACAGTATATGGATTAGCCGGAAATGCATTTAATCTGGATGCTGTCCTGAAAATTTTCCAGGTCAAGAATCGCCCCTCTTTCGATCCGCTCATTATTCATACGGACTCGCTCGAAAAGCTCGACCAATTTGTGACCGACATTCCTGAGCCAGCCCAAAAACTAGCAGAGGTCTACTGGCCCGGTCCGTTAACGCTGCTTCTTCCCAAACGCGACTTAATTCCAGACCTCGTCACAGCAGGCTTACCTTCTGTTGCGGTTCGGATTCCGAATCATCCACTTACGCTCGATTTACTGCGTTCGCTCGATTTTCCCCTGGCCGCACCGAGTGCTAATCCATTTGGCTATATCAGCCCAACTACTGCACAGCACGTCGCCGATCAACTAGGCGATCAAATACCCTATATTCTGGATGGTGGTCCGGCAGGTGTTGGTATTGAATCAACGATTGTAGGTTTTGAGAACAACCAGGCCACCGTATTTCGGCTGGGGGGTATGGCTTTAGAACAAATCGAGCAAGTAGTTGGGCCCGTTTCCGTACAAACCCATTCGACCTCGAACCCGAAAGCGCCGGGCATGTTAAGCAGTCACTATGCCCCCCGCAAACCGCTAATTCTGGTTGCTGCGGGACATACTCCTGAACCGAATGAGCGGGCAGGCGCTTTAGTGTTTCGGGAACCATTCGGCGGCATTTCAACTGACCATCAGCGAATTCTCTCCCCCACAGGCGATCTGAACGAAGCGGCTAAAAATCTCTTCGCGCACCTGCGTGCCTTAGACACGCTCCCCATCGACATTATTTACGCTGAACCCCTACCCAATCAGGGACTAGGTTGGGCTATGAACGATCGACTCCGGCGGGCGAGTGTACACTAG
- a CDS encoding FKBP-type peptidyl-prolyl cis-trans isomerase has product MNITKNKVASIHYTLRDSSGNILDSSQGQDPLYYLHGANNLIPGMEEGLEGRTKGDHFQIDVSPEKGYGKRDSRLVEAVPLRAFGGQKIEVGMQFETNEGQVVTVTEVGPDTVTVDANHPLADQSLYFDVEVIDVRDATEDELTHGHAHGPDGHHHH; this is encoded by the coding sequence ATGAATATTACAAAAAACAAAGTAGCTTCTATTCACTACACCCTTCGTGATAGTAGTGGTAACATTTTAGATTCCAGCCAGGGACAAGATCCATTATATTATCTACATGGGGCCAATAACCTCATTCCGGGTATGGAAGAAGGACTGGAAGGTCGTACGAAAGGCGACCATTTTCAGATAGACGTTTCTCCCGAGAAAGGGTATGGCAAACGTGATTCCCGATTGGTAGAAGCTGTTCCTCTTCGGGCATTTGGCGGCCAGAAGATTGAGGTTGGGATGCAATTTGAGACCAATGAGGGTCAGGTTGTTACCGTAACTGAAGTTGGCCCTGATACGGTAACGGTCGATGCAAATCACCCCCTTGCCGATCAGAGTCTTTATTTCGATGTCGAAGTAATCGACGTTCGGGATGCCACAGAGGATGAACTAACGCATGGCCATGCGCATGGCCCAGATGGTCATCATCATCATTAA
- a CDS encoding fasciclin domain-containing protein, whose protein sequence is MKKKLGLSGVVACVLLSGLFVAANAQTQNSAGQLATSTTSEANSVLKPSHSVTNKDLAISAARSARHTTLFRAMRVSGLTEQASSKGPYTVFAPTNEAFDKLPAGTLDELMKPAAKAKLQKLLAYHVVKGKYTADQLQDGQKLKTVTGGTLTVGKQGETLSITDGAGNTATIDQGDAEATNGLVYSIDSVLMPGTK, encoded by the coding sequence ATGAAAAAGAAACTCGGTTTGAGTGGGGTAGTGGCGTGTGTACTGCTCTCTGGACTTTTTGTAGCAGCTAATGCACAAACGCAGAATTCGGCGGGCCAATTGGCCACAAGTACGACATCCGAAGCTAATTCGGTATTGAAACCAAGTCATTCGGTGACGAATAAAGACTTGGCGATCAGTGCTGCCAGATCGGCCAGGCACACGACGTTGTTTAGGGCTATGCGTGTATCAGGCCTGACGGAGCAGGCGAGCAGTAAAGGCCCATATACCGTGTTTGCACCTACGAATGAAGCCTTCGATAAACTCCCCGCCGGAACACTGGATGAGTTAATGAAACCTGCTGCTAAAGCTAAGCTACAGAAGTTGTTAGCTTATCACGTCGTGAAAGGTAAATACACGGCCGATCAGTTGCAGGATGGACAGAAGCTTAAAACGGTAACGGGAGGCACTCTGACTGTCGGCAAGCAAGGTGAAACGCTAAGCATCACCGACGGAGCAGGCAACACAGCCACCATCGATCAAGGGGATGCTGAAGCGACTAATGGCTTAGTGTATTCAATTGATTCCGTATTAATGCCAGGCACGAAATGA
- a CDS encoding helix-turn-helix domain-containing protein yields the protein MADFDLDYQLIQPDPVLSDFVESFWMLANPTNVEKEVVVLPDGRFDIFFSYSINEPFHVTIAGLASEPSQSAIAPQSIIFAISFKLLAIDYLLDTTISSLVNKVDYLPNDFWGITQDDLGDFSSFCTKVSSKMIGQLKGNVDERKRKLFDLIYSSEGALSVHELSESVHWNSRQINRYFSQRFGLSLKTFCTILRYKSSFTQIKEGKLFPEHYFTDQAHFIKEVKKFSGVTPKELTKNKNDRFIQFSTLP from the coding sequence GTGGCAGACTTTGACCTCGACTACCAACTCATCCAACCCGATCCGGTGCTTTCCGATTTTGTGGAAAGTTTCTGGATGCTTGCCAATCCTACCAATGTCGAAAAGGAAGTAGTTGTTCTACCAGATGGTCGATTCGATATCTTCTTCTCATATTCAATCAATGAACCCTTCCATGTCACAATCGCTGGCTTAGCGAGTGAGCCTTCCCAAAGCGCCATTGCCCCTCAATCCATCATTTTTGCGATCAGTTTTAAATTACTGGCAATCGATTATCTCCTCGATACAACGATTTCGTCGCTGGTAAACAAAGTCGACTATTTACCGAACGACTTTTGGGGAATTACTCAGGACGACTTGGGTGATTTTAGCAGTTTTTGCACTAAAGTCTCCAGCAAGATGATTGGCCAACTAAAAGGCAATGTAGACGAGCGAAAACGAAAATTATTTGACCTGATTTATAGCTCAGAAGGGGCTTTATCTGTCCATGAACTTTCCGAATCCGTTCACTGGAACAGTCGCCAGATCAATCGATACTTTAGTCAGCGGTTTGGCCTTTCGCTGAAAACTTTTTGTACTATTTTACGCTATAAATCGTCGTTTACCCAAATTAAAGAAGGAAAGCTTTTTCCCGAACACTATTTTACCGATCAGGCTCACTTTATTAAAGAAGTTAAGAAGTTCTCGGGGGTTACGCCAAAGGAACTCACCAAAAACAAAAACGACCGATTTATACAATTTTCAACATTGCCCTGA
- a CDS encoding EamA/RhaT family transporter — protein sequence MLFLGLSILLSVLLLLNFRIFPRYEVNTFQAIVFNYPVCFMTGLLLLPAGQSFAIDFSQTWTWLAFGLGVGFILTFLLSGASTQRMGITATSLANNLSLVIPVCFSLFVFQTGGKTFDLLNYLGLILAVVAVGLSTYKKEPPTVEADSSAKPTSRRLGANVLLPVAVFLFYGATNTMINYMNIRYIPSADKTIQVTLTMVLGAIVAGLLMLVVRIIQGKEKIQVKSLIGAVTLGVPNFLSFYTLLLALSAFGSNGAFVYPLYNIGVILVAAMMAALFFKEQLSTANKIGLALAILAIGLISWQELTALI from the coding sequence ATGCTCTTTTTAGGTCTTAGTATACTGCTTTCGGTACTGTTGCTATTGAATTTTCGGATATTTCCTCGTTACGAAGTCAATACGTTTCAGGCAATTGTATTCAACTATCCCGTTTGCTTTATGACGGGCCTGTTGTTGCTACCCGCGGGCCAATCGTTCGCCATTGATTTTTCACAAACCTGGACCTGGCTGGCGTTCGGACTAGGCGTGGGTTTTATTTTGACCTTTCTGCTCTCGGGAGCATCTACGCAGCGGATGGGTATCACGGCTACATCGTTAGCCAATAACCTGTCGTTAGTTATTCCGGTCTGTTTTAGTCTTTTCGTTTTCCAGACGGGCGGTAAAACCTTTGATCTCTTAAATTATCTGGGGCTGATTCTGGCCGTTGTTGCGGTAGGGCTGAGTACCTATAAAAAGGAACCGCCAACTGTTGAAGCAGATTCGTCAGCTAAACCCACATCGCGCCGATTGGGGGCAAATGTATTGTTGCCAGTTGCTGTATTTTTGTTTTATGGAGCAACCAACACGATGATCAATTACATGAACATCCGCTATATTCCTTCGGCTGATAAAACCATTCAGGTAACACTGACGATGGTACTGGGAGCTATTGTAGCTGGATTGCTGATGCTAGTTGTGCGGATCATTCAGGGGAAAGAAAAAATTCAAGTCAAGAGTCTGATTGGCGCTGTAACACTCGGCGTCCCCAATTTTCTGAGCTTCTATACCCTGTTGTTGGCGTTGTCGGCTTTTGGCAGCAACGGCGCTTTTGTGTATCCGCTTTATAATATTGGCGTTATTCTGGTGGCTGCGATGATGGCTGCCCTGTTTTTTAAAGAGCAACTTTCTACTGCGAATAAAATTGGTCTGGCTTTAGCCATTCTGGCCATTGGACTGATTTCGTGGCAGGAACTAACAGCACTTATATAG
- a CDS encoding outer membrane beta-barrel protein has protein sequence MNMRLRFLVALLLFSAALARSQPTLSIAPTLSPAFSHTVYNYRYFYPESDGQIVEPVYISGSRWSTGFSAGLSILYNYTPGWSVSSGIWFQQQSLRQARQALAGPGTVTVHNRVIRFPLLLNYYSSTQRLSPYFSLGVFVDLPITSQVVVRRGDEPTQYLRLLSSPRPIFNGMLGAGARYKVNNRYTLMAQPTWTYKFGQLGGATTNDSSFELSLVTQLAYTF, from the coding sequence ATGAACATGCGTTTACGTTTTCTGGTTGCTCTCCTGCTTTTTTCGGCTGCGCTAGCCCGGAGTCAGCCGACATTATCGATTGCACCTACACTGTCGCCAGCGTTTTCCCACACAGTTTATAACTACCGCTATTTCTATCCTGAAAGTGATGGGCAAATTGTAGAGCCGGTCTATATAAGTGGCAGCCGATGGTCGACCGGTTTCTCTGCGGGCCTATCAATTTTGTATAACTACACTCCCGGCTGGTCGGTATCATCAGGTATTTGGTTTCAACAGCAGAGCCTTCGTCAGGCGCGTCAAGCCCTAGCAGGGCCCGGAACCGTGACAGTACATAACCGAGTGATTCGCTTTCCACTTTTACTGAACTACTATTCGTCGACTCAGCGCTTATCTCCGTATTTTTCGCTTGGTGTCTTTGTTGATTTACCAATTACCTCCCAAGTGGTTGTCCGACGAGGAGATGAGCCAACGCAATATCTACGGCTTTTATCGTCGCCCCGCCCTATTTTCAATGGAATGCTCGGTGCCGGTGCCCGCTATAAAGTAAATAATCGCTACACGCTCATGGCACAACCCACCTGGACGTATAAGTTTGGCCAATTGGGTGGCGCCACTACCAATGATTCGTCTTTCGAGCTTAGTTTAGTAACGCAATTGGCGTATACGTTTTAG
- a CDS encoding DUF6169 family protein, whose protein sequence is MQKEERPLFGYEVTNEKTDSFLFRTSNRILYEVSFRPSGYIFANDPDLQPFVFEITIAVIDNPLGKRPPGDPLVPPTIARIFSNFFEQHERIVVYICDISDQRGRIRQRKFLSWFHYYKGVDYFQFNDTLTDEAGEHYFISLILRLDNPYRRRLLLAFDDLLTDSRK, encoded by the coding sequence ATGCAGAAAGAGGAACGCCCATTGTTCGGTTATGAGGTAACGAATGAAAAAACAGATTCTTTTCTGTTTAGAACAAGCAATAGAATTCTTTACGAGGTCAGTTTTAGGCCGAGCGGCTATATTTTTGCTAACGACCCCGACCTTCAGCCATTTGTTTTTGAGATAACTATTGCCGTTATCGACAATCCTTTGGGGAAACGCCCACCAGGAGATCCATTAGTTCCTCCAACGATTGCTCGGATATTTAGTAATTTTTTTGAGCAACATGAGCGAATTGTTGTCTATATATGCGATATATCCGACCAGCGTGGCCGTATAAGGCAACGCAAGTTTTTAAGCTGGTTCCATTATTATAAAGGCGTTGATTATTTCCAATTCAACGACACCTTAACCGACGAAGCGGGCGAGCATTATTTTATCTCCCTGATTCTCAGACTAGATAACCCTTACCGTCGTCGCTTACTTTTGGCTTTCGATGATTTACTAACTGACTCTAGAAAGTAA